In one Myxococcus xanthus genomic region, the following are encoded:
- a CDS encoding PQQ-dependent sugar dehydrogenase has product MRTLSMPLIVAALLSGCSQTPDPTPTPQDSGVPQLDSGVPPEDSGVPPDDAGVPPDDAGVPPEDPLPTGPPVPQGPPNVPEFDPAFPGQTRVPAIQTQTPIEVTEIASGFRNPWAIAFLPDQRMLVTEKPTGSLYIVTPQGAKSPAVVGLPNVDGRGQGGLLDVEVGPDYAQSQLIYWTYSEPRQGGNGLAVARAKLVDGAQPRVEDVQVIFRMMPTLESTLHSGGRLVFTPDGKLFVTLGERSILAGRVQAQELNSHFGKVVRINPDGSVPQDNPYVNTEGAKPEIWSVGHRNVLSAALDSQNRLWTVEMGPRGGDELNRPEAGKDYGWPTIGYGEEYSGAPIHESPRGPGMEQPVYYWDPVISPSGMTIYSGTLFPEWRNNIFIGGLSSQALVRLMMRNDRVVGEEHLLKDLGVRIREVVQGPDGALYLLTDATNGKLLKVTPR; this is encoded by the coding sequence ATGCGAACCCTATCAATGCCCCTCATCGTCGCCGCCCTCCTATCTGGCTGCAGCCAGACCCCAGACCCCACGCCAACGCCCCAAGACTCGGGCGTCCCGCAGCTGGACTCGGGCGTCCCGCCGGAAGACTCGGGCGTTCCGCCAGATGACGCGGGCGTCCCTCCAGATGACGCGGGCGTTCCGCCAGAAGATCCGCTTCCCACCGGCCCCCCGGTCCCGCAGGGCCCGCCCAACGTGCCCGAGTTCGATCCGGCCTTCCCCGGACAGACACGCGTCCCAGCCATCCAGACGCAGACGCCCATCGAGGTCACCGAGATTGCCTCGGGCTTCAGGAATCCCTGGGCCATCGCCTTCCTGCCCGACCAGCGCATGCTGGTGACAGAGAAGCCCACCGGCTCGCTCTACATCGTCACGCCGCAGGGCGCGAAGTCTCCCGCCGTCGTGGGGCTGCCCAACGTGGATGGCCGTGGACAGGGGGGCCTGCTCGACGTGGAGGTCGGCCCCGACTACGCGCAGAGCCAGCTCATCTACTGGACCTATTCCGAGCCACGCCAGGGCGGCAACGGGCTCGCGGTGGCGCGTGCGAAACTCGTGGACGGTGCGCAGCCTCGCGTGGAGGACGTCCAGGTCATCTTCCGCATGATGCCCACGCTCGAGTCGACGCTGCACTCGGGGGGACGGCTGGTATTCACCCCCGACGGCAAGCTGTTCGTCACGCTCGGGGAGCGCTCCATCCTCGCGGGCCGGGTGCAGGCGCAGGAACTGAACAGCCACTTCGGCAAGGTGGTCCGCATCAATCCCGACGGCTCCGTGCCCCAGGACAACCCCTACGTGAACACCGAGGGGGCGAAGCCGGAAATCTGGTCGGTGGGCCACCGCAACGTCCTGTCGGCGGCGCTCGACAGCCAGAACCGGCTGTGGACGGTCGAAATGGGACCGCGCGGGGGTGACGAGCTCAACCGCCCCGAGGCCGGCAAGGATTACGGCTGGCCCACCATTGGGTATGGCGAGGAGTACTCCGGCGCGCCCATCCACGAGAGCCCTCGTGGCCCAGGCATGGAGCAGCCCGTGTACTACTGGGACCCGGTCATTTCTCCCTCGGGGATGACCATCTACTCGGGGACCCTGTTCCCCGAGTGGCGGAACAACATCTTCATCGGAGGCCTGTCCAGCCAGGCGCTGGTGCGGCTCATGATGCGGAATGACCGCGTGGTGGGCGAGGAGCATCTCCTCAAGGACCTGGGCGTGCGCATCCGCGAGGTGGTGCAGGGCCCCGACGGAGCCCTCTACCTGCTCACCGACGCCACCAACGGAAAGCTGCTCAAGGTCACGCCGCGCTGA
- a CDS encoding thioredoxin family protein, translating into MTMRLAVGALLLLWGCATPPAIPQRPLPAKAGPVFLENDWEGALRAGREGRRPVLVEAWAPWCQSCRSMRATVLTSPALDAWADRFVWLAVDTDADTSMAFLQRYPVDTWPTFFVLEPEHGAVLARSLGAVSLPQFLGLLEQSERTFQQGRLGTEALVRADALALSGQHGEAAVAYQRALEQLAPEDARRAGALVSWSKSLAATGASADCMRVAASELPKLSRVDDRTRLLYVGMGCALDTNTDEARAVRGQFADEANRALGAPETELTPLQRSSLYELACEAREASGDEAGLRDQARTWWAFLQLQATHANGAEERAALDSHRVMATALLDQPDAAIPLLERSERELPGDYNPPARLATLYLMAGRKDEALTASKRALALAKGVSRGTVLAGHARILMAHGERAHAERLLTEALSEMDRTPGIPQDHLQRKVLERTLARLRASNGASPK; encoded by the coding sequence ATGACGATGAGACTCGCCGTCGGCGCTCTGCTGCTGCTCTGGGGGTGCGCGACGCCTCCCGCCATCCCGCAGCGCCCCCTTCCCGCGAAGGCAGGGCCCGTCTTCCTGGAGAATGACTGGGAGGGAGCGCTCCGGGCGGGGCGGGAGGGCCGGCGGCCCGTCCTCGTGGAGGCCTGGGCCCCCTGGTGCCAATCGTGCCGGTCCATGCGCGCCACGGTGCTGACGTCCCCCGCCCTGGATGCGTGGGCGGACCGCTTCGTCTGGCTCGCGGTGGACACGGACGCCGACACCAGCATGGCCTTCCTCCAGCGATACCCGGTGGACACGTGGCCCACCTTCTTCGTCCTGGAGCCGGAACACGGCGCCGTCCTCGCGCGCTCGTTGGGCGCGGTGTCCCTCCCCCAATTCCTGGGCTTGCTCGAGCAATCCGAGCGGACCTTCCAGCAAGGCCGCCTGGGCACGGAGGCGCTGGTCCGGGCGGATGCGCTCGCCCTCTCCGGTCAGCACGGCGAAGCCGCGGTGGCCTATCAGCGGGCCCTGGAGCAGTTGGCCCCCGAGGACGCGCGCCGCGCGGGCGCCCTCGTGTCCTGGAGCAAGTCGCTGGCCGCCACGGGCGCCTCCGCGGACTGCATGCGGGTGGCCGCGAGCGAGCTGCCGAAGCTCTCGCGCGTGGACGATCGCACGCGGCTGCTGTACGTGGGCATGGGCTGCGCGCTGGACACTAACACCGATGAGGCGCGAGCGGTGCGAGGCCAGTTCGCCGACGAGGCAAACCGGGCCCTGGGTGCTCCCGAGACCGAGCTGACTCCGCTGCAACGCTCGTCGCTCTACGAGCTGGCTTGCGAGGCCCGTGAGGCGTCCGGGGACGAAGCGGGGCTGCGCGACCAGGCGCGAACCTGGTGGGCGTTCCTCCAGCTCCAGGCCACTCACGCGAATGGGGCCGAGGAGCGCGCGGCGCTCGATTCGCATCGGGTGATGGCCACCGCGCTGTTGGACCAGCCGGACGCCGCCATTCCCCTCTTGGAGCGCAGCGAGCGGGAGCTGCCCGGGGACTACAACCCGCCAGCCCGGCTCGCGACGCTGTACCTGATGGCCGGGAGGAAGGATGAAGCGCTGACGGCGAGCAAGCGGGCCCTGGCCCTGGCCAAGGGAGTCTCCCGAGGCACCGTGCTCGCGGGCCATGCGCGCATCCTCATGGCACATGGCGAGCGGGCACACGCGGAGCGACTGCTGACCGAGGCCTTGAGCGAGATGGACCGGACGCCAGGCATTCCCCAGGACCATCTCCAGCGAAAAGTGCTCGAGCGAACCCTCGCGAGGCTTCGCGCGAGCAACGGTGCGTCGCCGAAGTGA